The Desulfocurvus vexinensis DSM 17965 region GGGTTGTGGGCAGCGTCTTGCCGCGCCACGGCTAGCCGAGGATTACGTCCACGGTCTCGCCGAAGGCGTGGAAGATTGCATCGCTTTGTTGCGCAAAAGCGTCTGGGGTGATTGTTCCTGCATGCAGTTCACCTGTCAGGCGCAGGAACACTTCGTCCATGGCCTGAAGGCGCAAGGCGTCAAAGTGATCCCAGATTTCCTGGATCGCCGGGTCGGTGAAGTCCCATCCGTAATCCGCCCAGGGGGCCACGCCCTTGCCGTCGCTGTCGGCCCATGCCCCGCGTCGGTAGCGCCTTTATATTTTTTCAGCCTGAAGAGCATATGGGTTTTTCGTAGCCGATCGAGCGCAACACGTGGTGGTCCTTTCGGAGTTGGCCCAGCGTGCTCGCTGGATGGAACATGATGATGCCGATGATTGGCCGGACCCCGTGGTATTGCAGCGTTTCAATGGCGCGCAGGTTCGTCTCGGGGGGTGTCCCCTTGGCGAGGCGCGTGAGCGTTGGGCCGTCGAAGGAGTCCACACCCACGAAACATCGCTTCAGGCCTGCGGCCTGGAAGGCGCGGATAATCTCGGGTGGGATGGAATCCGCGCGGGCGTCGATCTCCAGCGTGATGTCGCGCGGAAGCTTTGCGATGGCCCGGGCCCGGGCCAGGGTGTGTTTCCGTTGCCCCGGAGGGCCGAGCACGTCGGCATCCATGAACCAGAAATCCTTGAGGCAGAAAGTGTCTACGATCGTCGCCATTTCGCAAGCCACGGCATGCGGGTCGCGCAGGCGGCGCCGACGGGCCTCCCCCGCCAGGCGCTGGCAGGCTGGGATGCTGCAGAAGTTGCAGGCGTAAGCGCACCCGCGGGAGGCCTCGATTGCCACGCGCAAGCACCCGCGCGGAAAACGGCGCAGGTTTTCCAGTTGGCTCAGGCTGCGTGGCGCAAGGGCGTCCAGGGCAGGCGGCGGGGTGGGAGGAATTGAAAGACGCTGGCCCCCCCCCGCTCAGTGGGGCTGGGCGTAGGTTTCGCGGGTGATGCGCCAGGGGCCGTCGGGCTGGCGCAGCAGCAGCAGGGAGAAGTGGCCGGTGGCCTGGGCCTCGCCCTCGCGCACCAGCAGGTCGAATTCGGCGCGGGCCGTGTCGCCGGTGATGGTGACGGCGGGCGGGTCTGTGAGGGTATGGGTGCGCCCGTGGGTGCGCCAGTTCGCGGCCTTGGCGGGCAGCAGTGTGGCGAAGCGCAGCCGGGGCACGATGGCGTCGCGGCCTTCCTCGGGCAGCCAGGTCATGATGCCCGCGCCCTCGGCGTACAGCTCCAGCAGGGCGGCGGGGTCGCAGGCGTTGCGGGCCGCCACCAGGGCCTGGACCACGGCGGACACGGCCTCCAGATCGTGCGCGCACTGGGGGGCCGGGGCCAGCCCGGGCCCGGGCGGGCAGGGCTGGGGCGCGGGCGCGGGCGTCGCAGCAGGGGCCCCGGTGGCGGGCTGCCCGCCTCCCGGCGCCGTGCGGGCCACGCACCCGGGCAGCAGCGCCAGCGCCGCGACCGTCAGGACCGCGAGCATCAGGGCCGTGGCCGGGCGCGCGGCGCGGTGCGGCCCTTGTTGGGGCAGGATGGCGGGGCTGACGGCGGGCCGGGCCTTCTGGGCGCATCGATCGGACATGGGAGCCTCCGGCCATGGCGGCGGACGCATCCGGCCACGGCCCTCAATTCATTGGCGTTTCGACTATGGATATGC contains the following coding sequences:
- a CDS encoding B12-binding domain-containing radical SAM protein: MAIEASRGCAYACNFCSIPACQRLAGEARRRRLRDPHAVACEMATIVDTFCLKDFWFMDADVLGPPGQRKHTLARARAIAKLPRDITLEIDARADSIPPEIIRAFQAAGLKRCFVGVDSFDGPTLTRLAKGTPPETNLRAIETLQYHGVRPIIGIIMFHPASTLGQLRKDHHVLRSIGYEKPICSSG
- a CDS encoding YybH family protein, whose product is MSDRCAQKARPAVSPAILPQQGPHRAARPATALMLAVLTVAALALLPGCVARTAPGGGQPATGAPAATPAPAPQPCPPGPGLAPAPQCAHDLEAVSAVVQALVAARNACDPAALLELYAEGAGIMTWLPEEGRDAIVPRLRFATLLPAKAANWRTHGRTHTLTDPPAVTITGDTARAEFDLLVREGEAQATGHFSLLLLRQPDGPWRITRETYAQPH